The proteins below come from a single Caulobacter segnis ATCC 21756 genomic window:
- a CDS encoding MFS transporter: protein MARQRLTFLQIWNMCFGFFGIQIGFGLQNANTSRIFQTLGVDVNHLAILWIAAPATGLLVQPIIGHLSDKTWGRLGRRRPYFFWGAILTTAALLVMPNSPTLWVAAAALWIMDASINVTMEPFRAFVGDNLPDEQRATGYAMQSFFIGLGAVLASALPWMLTNWLHVANTAPPGEIPDAVRIAFYVGGAGLLAAVMWTVFTTREYPPEQLQAFDVEERRFGPRQEPAPSINAYIALGVGGVLAGLALAAIVWGARLEKELYVLAGLLLAFGVAGVAGARFKRLGRTDNGFSEVLEDVFRMPVTMRQLAVVQFFSWFGLFAMWIYTTPAVAAVHFGATDAASKAYNEGADWVGVLFAVYNGVAALAALLIPVMVKVTSRKVSHAVCLTLGALGLLSFLLIRQPGLLWVGMIGVGFAWSSILSAPYSILAGALPARKMGVYMGVFNFFIVIPQLLAATVLGLLLKTFFGSQAIYALVLGAASLVIAALGTFAVRDAKPA from the coding sequence ATGGCCAGGCAGAGGCTGACTTTCCTGCAGATCTGGAACATGTGCTTTGGGTTCTTCGGAATCCAGATCGGTTTCGGCCTGCAGAACGCCAACACCAGCCGCATCTTCCAGACCCTGGGTGTCGACGTGAACCACCTGGCGATCCTGTGGATCGCCGCGCCGGCCACGGGCCTTCTGGTCCAGCCGATCATCGGCCATCTCAGCGACAAGACCTGGGGGCGACTGGGCCGTCGGCGGCCCTATTTCTTCTGGGGCGCGATCCTGACCACGGCGGCCCTGCTGGTCATGCCGAATTCGCCGACCCTGTGGGTCGCGGCGGCGGCGCTGTGGATCATGGACGCCTCGATCAATGTCACCATGGAGCCGTTCCGGGCCTTCGTCGGCGACAACCTGCCCGACGAGCAGCGCGCCACCGGCTACGCCATGCAGAGCTTTTTCATCGGCCTGGGCGCGGTGCTGGCCTCGGCCCTGCCGTGGATGCTGACCAACTGGCTCCACGTCGCCAACACGGCTCCGCCGGGCGAGATCCCCGACGCGGTCCGCATCGCCTTCTACGTCGGCGGCGCGGGACTGCTGGCGGCGGTGATGTGGACCGTCTTCACCACCCGCGAATATCCGCCCGAGCAACTGCAGGCATTCGACGTGGAGGAGCGTCGCTTTGGTCCGCGCCAGGAGCCCGCGCCTTCGATCAACGCCTATATCGCCCTGGGCGTCGGCGGCGTGCTGGCCGGCCTGGCCCTGGCCGCGATCGTCTGGGGGGCGCGGCTGGAAAAGGAGCTCTACGTCCTGGCGGGGCTGCTGCTGGCGTTCGGCGTCGCGGGCGTGGCCGGCGCGCGGTTCAAGCGCCTGGGCCGCACCGACAATGGTTTCTCCGAGGTGCTGGAGGACGTCTTCCGCATGCCCGTCACCATGCGTCAGCTGGCGGTGGTGCAGTTCTTCTCGTGGTTTGGCCTGTTCGCCATGTGGATCTACACGACGCCCGCCGTGGCGGCGGTCCACTTCGGCGCGACGGACGCCGCCTCCAAGGCCTACAACGAAGGCGCCGACTGGGTGGGTGTGCTGTTCGCCGTCTATAACGGCGTCGCGGCCCTGGCGGCCCTGCTGATCCCGGTGATGGTCAAGGTCACCAGCCGCAAGGTCAGCCACGCCGTCTGCCTGACGCTGGGCGCGCTGGGCTTGCTGTCCTTTCTGCTGATCCGCCAGCCGGGCCTGCTGTGGGTGGGCATGATCGGCGTCGGGTTCGCCTGGAGCTCGATCCTGTCGGCCCCGTACTCGATCCTGGCGGGCGCGCTGCCGGCCCGGAAGATGGGCGTCTACATGGGCGTCTTCAATTTCTTCATCGTCATCCCGCAGCTCCTGGCGGCGACGGTGCTGGGCCTGCTGCTGAAGACCTTCTTCGGCAGCCAGGCCATCTACGCGCTCGTCCTGGGCGCGGCCTCCCTGGTCATCGCAGCCCTGGGGACCTTCGCGGTTCGCGACGCCAAGCCCGCCTGA
- a CDS encoding alpha-amylase family glycosyl hydrolase, whose translation MRFRGTTVTVEVLAKPRAETLMSEWWRGAVIYQVYPRSFADSNGDGVGDLPGITARLEHIASLGVEGVWLSPFFKSPMKDFGYDVSDYRDVDPIFGSLADFDALVAKAHALDLKIIIDLVFSHTSEEHPWFAESRQDRTNAKADWFVWADAKPDGSPPSNWQSVFGGPAWTWDARRGQYYMHNFLASQPQLNLHNPAVQDALLAVTQFWIDKGVDGFRFDAINFSMHDPALTDNPPLPPGGKRTRPFDFQDKIHNQSHADIPKFLSRIRALTDAAGGRFSVAEVGGDHADREMKLFTAGNDRLNSAYGFLYLYADKLSGDMIPQGAAMWPGEDGEGWPSWTFSNHDAPRAVSRWAEGRDRKAFAEMCLLLLMGLRGNVFVYQGEELGLPQANVPFERLQDPEAIANWPQTLGRDGARTPMPWQAHALNAGFSAVEPWLPVDPEHMSLAVDAQEADPNSTLHVARRLIALRRAHPALRTGAITFVDTNSPLLIFQRGEGADALLLAFNLGHEAVGWSPPDGWTLIDGVNLGAEGEMPPCAGLIARRG comes from the coding sequence ATGCGTTTCCGAGGGACGACCGTGACCGTTGAAGTTCTAGCCAAGCCCCGTGCGGAGACGTTGATGAGCGAGTGGTGGCGCGGCGCGGTGATCTACCAGGTCTATCCGCGCAGCTTCGCCGACTCGAACGGCGACGGCGTCGGCGACCTGCCGGGGATCACCGCCCGGCTCGAGCACATCGCCTCGCTGGGCGTCGAGGGCGTTTGGCTGTCGCCGTTCTTCAAGTCGCCGATGAAGGACTTCGGCTACGACGTCTCGGACTATCGCGACGTCGATCCGATCTTTGGGTCCCTGGCCGACTTCGACGCCCTGGTCGCCAAGGCTCACGCGCTGGACCTGAAGATCATCATCGATCTGGTCTTCTCGCACACGTCCGAGGAGCATCCCTGGTTCGCCGAGAGCCGCCAGGACCGGACCAACGCCAAGGCCGACTGGTTCGTCTGGGCCGACGCCAAGCCCGACGGCAGCCCGCCCAGCAACTGGCAGTCGGTGTTCGGCGGCCCCGCCTGGACCTGGGACGCGCGCCGCGGCCAGTACTACATGCACAACTTCCTGGCCTCGCAGCCGCAGCTGAACCTGCACAATCCCGCGGTCCAGGACGCCCTGCTGGCCGTCACCCAGTTCTGGATCGACAAGGGCGTGGACGGCTTCCGTTTCGACGCCATCAACTTCTCGATGCACGACCCGGCGCTGACCGACAATCCGCCCCTGCCGCCGGGCGGCAAGCGCACGCGGCCGTTCGACTTCCAGGACAAGATCCACAACCAGAGCCACGCCGACATCCCGAAGTTCCTGTCGCGCATCCGGGCCCTGACCGACGCGGCGGGCGGGCGGTTCTCGGTGGCCGAGGTCGGCGGCGACCACGCCGATCGCGAGATGAAGCTGTTCACGGCCGGAAACGATCGGCTGAACAGCGCCTACGGCTTCCTCTATCTCTACGCCGACAAGCTGTCCGGCGACATGATCCCCCAGGGCGCGGCCATGTGGCCGGGCGAGGATGGGGAAGGCTGGCCGTCCTGGACCTTCTCCAACCACGACGCGCCGCGCGCGGTGTCGCGCTGGGCCGAGGGCCGTGACCGCAAGGCCTTCGCCGAGATGTGCCTGCTGCTGCTGATGGGGCTGCGCGGCAATGTCTTTGTCTATCAGGGCGAGGAGCTGGGCTTGCCCCAGGCGAATGTTCCGTTCGAGCGGCTGCAGGACCCGGAAGCCATCGCCAACTGGCCCCAGACCCTGGGTCGCGATGGGGCTCGCACCCCCATGCCCTGGCAGGCTCATGCGCTGAACGCCGGCTTCTCGGCGGTCGAGCCCTGGCTGCCGGTCGATCCCGAGCACATGTCGCTGGCCGTGGACGCCCAGGAGGCCGATCCGAACTCGACCCTGCACGTCGCGCGCCGCCTGATCGCCCTGCGTCGCGCTCATCCGGCGCTGCGCACCGGCGCCATCACCTTCGTCGACACCAACAGCCCGCTGCTGATCTTCCAGCGCGGGGAGGGGGCGGACGCGCTGCTGCTGGCCTTCAACCTGGGTCACGAGGCGGTGGGTTGGTCGCCGCCGGATGGCTGGACGCTGATCGACGGCGTCAACCTCGGCGCCGAGGGCGAGATGCCGCCCTGCGCGGGACTGATCGCGCGGCGGGGCTAG